One window of Rissa tridactyla isolate bRisTri1 chromosome 12, bRisTri1.patW.cur.20221130, whole genome shotgun sequence genomic DNA carries:
- the C12H20orf204 gene encoding uncharacterized protein C20orf204 homolog: MPAELPAPSSLQALAAILPRALSCAVLLLLLVAALSRGKRCSIAKILRQYRAVIFHEIQNLKNLTGSADRSGRVGTACRSDKDQKILLSIYNISMSLREVAAGTLRGPEELAVWKVARNTDFVLRENCRKFSKSPPHIPAQPRRGGPGRRRKLLREIGRKAERLTTCWEKLYALHSPRRVPRDS, encoded by the exons ATGCcggcagagctgcctgccccttcctccttgcAGGCTTTGGCCGCA ATTCTCCCCCGGGCGCTCTCCTGCGCTGTTCTGCTCCTCCTGCTCGTCGCCGCACTGAGCAGAGGCAAGAGGTGCAGCATCGCCAAAATCCTCCGGCAGTACCGCGCCGTCATCTTCCATGAGATCCAGAACCTG AAAAACCTGACTGGGTCGGCGGACAGGAGTGGAAGGGTCGGGACGGCTTGTCGCTCGGACAAG GACCAGAAGATCCTGCTCTCCATCTACAACATCAGCATGTCCCTGCGGGAGGTGGCGGCCGGCACCCTGCGCGGCCCCGAGGAGCTGGCGGTCTGGAAGGTGGCCAGGAACACCGACTTCGTGCTCAGGGAGAACTGCAGGAAATTCAGCAAG AGCCCGCCGCACATCCCAGCGCAGCCCCGGCGAGGGGGACCCGGCCGCAGGAGGAAGCTGCTGCGGGAGATCGGGAGGAAGGCGGAGAGGCTGACGACCTGCTGGGAGAAGCTCTACGCCCTGCACTCACCTCGCCGTGTCCCCCGGGACTCGTAG
- the LOC128916705 gene encoding ammonium transporter Rh type A-like: MAVSPSTRRLLPLFLGLFQGALLLFFALFVTYDKPSAQAEDVNLVANQLYGIFPLFQDIQVMLVVGLGLLLTFLPQYGFSALTHNFLLLNFSTQWALVLQGLLHHFHHGQVHLDLHNLLTAEFAAVTVLISVGAVLGRTSPCQLLVVAACEVPIYLASEWAITTQLGVLDVGGTITIHVFSCYFGLGMSKALFGAVQQPVHPKETPTPRSDLLSLVGTLVLWVFWPSFVAVLCQPGDAQHRAILNTLLAMSASVVTTVVASSLLESDGKLSPGHLQNGSLAGGVAISAVADMAVPPVAALALGSLSAVACVLGFRFLTPLLARKLALWDQCGIHNLHGLPGILGAAASAVAILVAPEDTSGSHFSQVPPTGGNASEALWGEGGDHGAGRQALCQAAGLAVAIGASLLTGLLTGAALRLPCLARPPERLCFDDSLYFKIQDQAENSRTGDTVEEGALALRERV, from the coding sequence ATGGCCGTGTCACCCTCTAcccgccgcctcctgcccctCTTCCTGGGGCTCTTCCAGGGTGCCCTGCTCCTCTTCTTCGCCCTTTTTGTCACCTACGACAAGCCCTCAGCACAGGCGGAGGATGTCAACTTGGTGGCCAACCAGCTCTACGGCATCTTCCCCCTCTTCCAGGACATCCAGGTGAtgctggtggtggggctggggctcctGCTGACCTTCCTGCCCCAATACGGGTTCAGCGCCCTCACCCACAACTTCCTCCTGCTCAACTTCTCCACGCAATGGGCGCTGGTGCTGCAGGGCTTGCTCCATCACTTCCACCACGGCCAGGTCCACCTGGACCTCCACAACCTCCTCACCGCTGAGTTCGCTGCTGTGACGGTGCTCATCTCCGTGGGGGCCGTCCTGGGAAGGAccagcccctgccagctcctTGTCGTGGCCGCCTGTGAAGTCCCCATCTACCTTGCCAGCGAGTGGGCCATCACCACCCAACTGGGCGTCCTGGATGTGGGGGGCACCATCACAATCCACGTCTTCTCCTGCTATTTCGGCCTCGGCATGTCCAAGGCTCTGTTTGGGGCAGTGCAGCAGCCAGTGCACCCCAAGGAGACCCCAACACCCCGCTCCGACCTCCTGTCCCTTGTGGGGACACTCGTCCTCTGGGTTTTCTGGCCCAGCTTCGTGGCCGTTCTCTGCCAACCAGGAGATGCCCAGCATCGTGCCATCCTGAACACCCTCCTGGCAATGAGTGCCAGCGTCGTGACCACCGTGGTGGCCTCCAGCCTGCTGGAGAGTGACGGCAAGCTCAGCCCTGGCCACCTGCAGAACGGCAGCCTGGCCGGCGGGGTGGCCATCAGCGCAGTGGCCGACATGGCCGTGCCACCGGTGGCCGCCctcgccctgggcagcctctcgGCCGTGGCGTGTGTCCTTGGCTTCAGGTTCCTCACCCCACTCCTGGCAAGGAAGCTTGCGCTCTGGGACCAGTGTGGCATCCACAACCTCCATGGCTTACCCGGCATCCTCGGCGCCGCAGCCAGTGCCGTGGCCATCCTGGTGGCACCCGAGGACACCTCTGGGTCCCACTTCTCCCAAGTGCCCCCCACCGGGGGCAATGCCAGCGAGGCATtatggggagaggggggggaccACGGGGCGGGCCGGCAGGCGCTGTGCCAAGCGGCGGGGCTGGCAGTGGCCATCGGGGCCTCGCTGCTCACCGGGCTACTCACCGGTGCCGCGCTCcggctgccctgcctggcccggCCGCCCGAGCGGCTCTGCTTTGACGACTCGCTGTATTTTAAGATCCAGGATCAGGCTGAGAACTCCAGGACGGGTGACACTGTCGAGGAAGGAGCCCTGGCTCTGAGGGAGCGGGTTTAG